The following are encoded in a window of Kitasatospora sp. NBC_01250 genomic DNA:
- a CDS encoding ISKra4 family transposase, whose protein sequence is MTRYDPHATADPFARSVSAFETLTDTLSGGQADTWTHAELEEHLDAAGRDLLRQLLQDHLDLRAHREQDQVRAGARPVVLGPEGGPRPWRESGHARWLATVFGLVRVTRVAHRGPGAGNVHPADAALSLPAGRHSMGLRRLAVTESVRGSFDQAQEAVTRRCGKVLGKRRLEELVVAAAVDVDAFYRARIPVPCSRDMPLVLQVDGKGVVMRPEGLREATRRAAEKAATGHRGRLAPGEKPNRKRMATVACVFDTRPAPRRPHDVIHPPGGRSEERTARPGPRAEHKWCTASLVRPPEQVIADAFDQAEARDPKHLRPWVVLVDGARHQLDLISAETLRRGVTVHVLLDFVHVAEYIWTAAHALHQPGTTEAEAWVADRLTAILAGHAARTADEMTAQADREHLTAARREAVDSCHRYLTGHLDQLHYDTALDQGWPIATGAIEGACRHLIADRLDITGARWSLPGAEAVLRLRAVVSNGDLDPYWRYHATREHERLYHTPDQRKYALSA, encoded by the coding sequence ATGACACGTTACGACCCTCATGCCACCGCTGACCCGTTTGCCCGCTCGGTCAGTGCCTTCGAGACGCTGACGGACACCCTGTCAGGCGGCCAGGCCGACACATGGACCCACGCCGAACTGGAGGAACACCTGGACGCGGCCGGGCGGGACCTACTGCGGCAGCTGCTGCAGGACCACCTGGACCTGCGCGCCCACCGCGAGCAGGACCAGGTCCGCGCCGGAGCGCGACCCGTCGTGCTCGGCCCTGAGGGAGGACCAAGGCCCTGGCGCGAATCAGGCCATGCACGCTGGCTCGCCACCGTGTTCGGGCTGGTCCGCGTGACCCGGGTCGCCCATCGGGGCCCCGGCGCGGGCAACGTCCACCCCGCCGACGCCGCCCTGTCCCTGCCCGCCGGCCGGCACTCGATGGGCCTGCGCAGGCTCGCGGTCACCGAATCAGTGCGCGGCTCGTTCGACCAGGCCCAGGAAGCGGTGACGCGCCGTTGCGGGAAAGTACTGGGTAAACGACGCCTGGAGGAACTCGTGGTCGCCGCGGCCGTGGACGTCGATGCGTTCTACCGCGCGAGGATTCCGGTCCCGTGCAGCCGGGACATGCCGCTGGTCCTGCAGGTCGACGGCAAGGGTGTGGTCATGCGGCCCGAGGGTCTGCGCGAGGCCACCCGCCGGGCCGCCGAGAAAGCAGCGACCGGACATCGCGGCCGGCTCGCGCCGGGCGAGAAGCCGAACCGCAAGCGGATGGCGACGGTGGCCTGTGTCTTCGACACCCGCCCCGCACCCAGACGCCCCCACGACGTGATCCACCCACCCGGAGGCCGCAGCGAGGAACGGACGGCCCGCCCGGGCCCGAGAGCCGAGCACAAGTGGTGCACCGCCTCCCTGGTTCGCCCGCCCGAGCAGGTCATCGCCGACGCCTTCGACCAGGCCGAAGCCCGCGACCCGAAGCACCTGCGACCCTGGGTCGTCCTGGTGGACGGGGCCCGCCACCAGCTCGACCTGATCAGCGCCGAGACCCTGCGCCGCGGCGTCACCGTGCACGTACTGCTGGACTTCGTCCACGTCGCCGAGTACATCTGGACCGCGGCCCACGCCCTCCACCAGCCCGGCACCACCGAGGCCGAGGCCTGGGTCGCCGACCGTCTGACCGCGATCCTGGCAGGCCACGCCGCCCGCACCGCCGATGAGATGACAGCCCAGGCCGACCGGGAACACCTGACGGCTGCCCGGCGCGAGGCCGTCGACTCATGCCACCGCTACCTGACCGGCCACCTCGACCAACTCCACTACGACACCGCCCTGGACCAGGGCTGGCCCATCGCCACCGGCGCGATCGAAGGCGCCTGCCGCCACCTGATCGCCGACCGCCTTGACATCACCGGCGCCCGTTGGAGCCTGCCTGGCGCCGAAGCTGTCCTGCGACTGCGGGCCGTCGTCTCCAACGGAGACCTCGACCCCTACTGGCGCTACCACGCCACCCGCGAGCACGAGCGGCTCTACCACACCCCCGACCAGCGAAAATATGCCCTGTCCGCTTGA